A window of the Diorhabda carinulata isolate Delta chromosome 1, icDioCari1.1, whole genome shotgun sequence genome harbors these coding sequences:
- the LOC130894896 gene encoding craniofacial development protein 2-like: MDNINTKDEIIVLGDLNARIGNDVIPGVKQKYNEAIINENGEALIDFCVRNEVRINNTYFPHKDQHKYTFNNNRGQRSMIDFILTNRVITQAQVVDVRALTSANLGTDHNLVLGKILLKCPQQKRKHPQFIEKYNLESLTTESTKLLYKSRVTNKLKEIDLKPEWGVEENWQSTAKCIKEAAEEAIGKRKINVNATNHTKPWFCQEVKELSESKRKCYLTYKSAPLE; this comes from the coding sequence ATGGACAACATAAATACTAAAGACGAAATTATCGTACTCGGAGATCTTAATGCACGGATCGGGAACGATGTAATACCAGGCGTAAAGCAAAAGTATAATGAAGCCATAATTAATGAAAACGGCGAAGCACTAATAGACTTCTGCGTTAGAAATGAAGTGAGAATCAACAACACGTACTTTCCACATAAAGACCAACACAAATACACTTTCAATAACAATCGAGGCCAGCGATCGATGATAGACTTCATACTCACAAATCGAGTAATAACACAGGCACAAGTAGTCGACGTCAGAGCACTAACATCCGCTAACCTGGGGACTGATCACAACCTTGTTCTTGGCAAGATACTACTAAAATGTccacaacaaaaaagaaaacaccCACAGTTCATCGAAAAGTACAATCTGGAGTCTCTAACAACGGAGAGCACAAAACTCCTCTACAAGAGCAGGGttactaataaattaaaagagataGATTTGAAACCAGAATGGGGAGTAGAAGAGAACTGGCAAAGTACTGCGAAATGCATCAAAGAAGCAGCGGAAGAAGCGATTGGAAAGCGTAAAATTAATGTAAACGCGACAAACCACACCAAACCATGGTTTTGTCAAGAGGTAAAAGAGCTCTCTGAATCAAAAAGGAAATGTTACTTAACATACAAAAGCGCACCGTTGGAATAA